The nucleotide sequence TTTATAGATTCAAGTGATTTGGGTTACTTCGCGCTTTTTTTTTAGAACACAGACAGATAAAAACTCAATTGAGGTAACAAAAGAGAAATGATAATGAGGTAATGGAATTATGATCGATAAAAACTCAATTGATTGATTTGGGGTTTTTTTTTAACAGTAGACGATACTAGATatttttatagaaaataaatgtaaATCAGTCAGGTTAACACAATTGCTTAGATGGTTAGGATGTTGCTTGGTAGAGAGGAGGTCGTGGGTTCTAGTCCCTTTTCCAACTTTTTACATTcttaattattaataatgtattaacttTTTTCAATGTTGCTTGTAGATGGATCGGAATACTTGGATGTACGAGATAGGTCGCGCTACCTCTAAGTTTATGGATAGTGTAGATGAATTTATTACAGTTTTCGAGACTGATCAACTAGAAAAAGGAAACACCGCAATTAGTTGTCCTTGTAAGAAATGCAAAAATGCACGGTGGTATGCTGATTCAACCGATATCAAAAGTCATCTAATTTCACACGGATTTATGAGAGGGTACATATGTTGGTCTTTTCATGGTGAGTCATTAGCTGACCTTAACCCGTCTGTTTCGGATAACGATACCGATAATGAAGAAGATTCATACAATAGTGACAATAATGTTAATTTTGATGACATGTTTGACGATTTGGATATGGAGGATAATGTTGCTGATAAGTATCATGACAGATTACAACAACTATTTGTTGATGCTGAAAAACCTTTATATACCGGTTGTATGAATTTTACAAAACTTTCCGCCGTGATACAACTGGTTAATTTAAAATCAAACAATGGTTGGAGCGACACAAGTTTCACTAGCCTGTTAGAGTTGTTGAACAAAATGCTACCAGAAGGTAATGAGTTGCCGCTTTCAACATACCAAGCAAAGAAATTAATGTGTCCAATGGGATTGGAAATACAGAGAATACATGCTTGTCCAAATGATTGTATTTTATACAGGAATAAAGACAAAGACCTTCATCAATGTAAGGTATGTGGTACATCTAGGTATAAATATGGAAAATCGACTGATAATGTTGATAGTGATGTGTCGGAAAATGGACCTCCTACAAAATTATTGTGGTACTTGCCTATCATACCAAGATTAAAGAGATTATTTTTGAATGAGAAAGATGCAAAATTATTACGTTGGCATGCTGAAGATCGTAAAAATGATGGTAAAATGCGACATGTGGCCGATTCACATCAATGGAAAAATTTTGATAAAGATTTTGAAGAATTTGGGGATGAGATACGTAATATAAGGTTCGGACTCAGTTCAGATGGAATTAATCCGTTCGGAGATTTGAGTAGCCGTCACAGCACGTGGCCTGTTCTTCTATGCATTTATAACCTACCGCCTTGGCTATGTATGAAAAGAAAATACATAATGATGTCTCTTTTGATTCAAGGCCCAAAGCAACCTGGAAATGACATTGATGTTTATTTGCAACCATTAGTTGATGAAATGATGGAATTATAGAGTACTGGCATACACGTTTATGATGCATACAATAAAGAATACTTCCAACTACGGGCAATGCTTTTTTGCACCATTAATGATTTTCCTGCTTATGGTAATTTGTGTGGATATAGTACGAAGGGGAAAAAGGCATGTCCTATTTGTGAGGAAAATACTCACTCGATATGGCTCACAAATTGTAAGAAACCGACATTTATGGGGCATCGGAGAGAGCTTGCTGAGAATCACCCGTATCGTAAAAAGTCGGATTTATTTGATGGTACTATAGAGGATAGAAAACTACCACCACCATTGGATGGAGAAACTACATTCTCCAAAGTTGCTAATATAAATGTTGTGTTGGGAAAGAAAGGTTTTGGTCCTCTAAAAGGTATTTGGAAGAAAAAGTCTATTTTTTGGAAATTACCCTACTGGAAGCATTTACGAGTCCGACATTGTATTGATGTTATGCATATTGAGAAAAATGTGTGTGAAAGTTTGATAGGGTTACTGTTGAACATTCCTGGAAAAACAAAAGATGGAATTAAAGTTAGAAGGGACATGGAATTAATGAATATCAGACCAGAGCTACAACCTAAAGATATTGATGGAAGGTCCACTAACTTTCTTCCTTCGGCCTGTTATACTATGTCGAAGGtcgagaaaactaaattttatcaaTGTTTACATGGTATTAAGGTTCCATCAGAATAAGCTGCTAACATTAGGAAGTTGGCTTCGATGAAAGATTTGAAGTTGCTTGGTATGAAGTCACATGATTGTCATGTACTAATGACCCAGATGATTCCTATCGCAATTCGTGGAATTCTACCCAACCGTATTCGACACACAATAACAAAACTATGCTTATTTATCAACATCATTCATTCAAAGGTGATTGATCCTGATGTGCTGGATGAATATCAAAGAGATATCATACTTACTCTTTGCGAACTCGAGATGTACTTTCCACCATCTTTCTTTGATGTCATGGTTCATTTGGTATCTCATATTGTAGGAGAAATAAAGGCATGTGGTCCAGTTTTCTTACGGTATATGTATCCATTTAAAAGTTATATGGGTATCTTGAAAGGTTATGTAAGGAACCTTAATCGACCAGAAGGCAGTATCGTTGAAGGATATGCATCCGAAGAGGTGATCGAATTCTGCACAAACTATATGGATGGGTTTAAAAGTGTCAGGATTCCACAGAGTCGTCATGAAGGAAGACTATCAGGTCAAGGGACACTTGGGCGCAATATGGGCTATTCAAATGTTTCCGATTATCAAGAGGCTCATTTTAATGTCTTACAACACACTACATCTATTGATCCGTTCATACAAGAACACATGTCATTCTTGAGACAACAAAACCCTAAAAAGAGTGCAAAGTGGTTGGCAAATCAACATAAAATAACTTTTTCAGAGTGGCTGAAAGACAAAGTTAGGAGGACACTTCCAAATATTGATAAAACGGTCGAAGCATTGGGATTCGCCCCTAAACATGTGTTCCAATATCAAGGATATGACATAAATGGGTATACCTTTTACACTAAAGCTCAAGATAAGTAGAGTAAAACGCAAAATAGCGGTGTCACGGTGATAGCCTCGTCGACAGAATTTACCATGGTCAATCGTGAAGAAAGATCAAGGATCGCTACAAAATCTTATTATGGTGTCATTCAAGAAATATGGGAATTAGATTATGGTGATTCGTACACTATACCCTTGTTTAAGTGTAAGTGGGTTGATAATGATCACGGTGTTCAAGTTGATGAAGATGGTTTTACAACTGTTAATCTTTCCACCAATGGATATAAAGAAGAACCATTCATTCTAGCAAAACTAGTTACTCAAGTATTCTTTATCGAAGACCCAAAGGATCTTAGATGGCATGTGGTTCCGTATGGAAAATGATGGATTGTTGGTGTCGAGAATGTTGTTGATGAGGATGAGTACGACCAATTTGACGAGTTACCGCCATTTTCAGTAGGTATTCAACCTTTGAATGAAGTTGTTGTTGGAAATAATACAATCTACTTTAGAAAAGACCATCAGGAATTAGACAAGGTTGCATACACATAACAATTGTTAAAACATATGATTGATTTTTGTACACACAAGAGTATATTTTTTAATGATTTATGCAACATGTCTTTTTATGTCTTTTGTTAAttttttttgttaatttttttGTACCATGAAAAATTTCCTTTATGTTATTACCTTTTAAATTAATAATACCAATCTatacaatacaaatacaaataattctaaaaaacacacacacacacacacacacacacacacacatatatatatatatatatatatatatatatatatatatatatatatatatatatatatatatatatatatatatatatatatatatatatatatatatatatatatatatatatatatatgcacatttttcaatattaataccgGAAACAAACCGCGATCACAAAACCATCCAACTTCTTCGTATACCCTAAACCATCCCACTTCATCATCAAACCACTGGAAACACCCTACTCCATCATCATAGAACGGCGATTATTTGACGAACGAACTCAATTTCGTCCTCAAGGCTGAAGGATCGTCTCAAATACCGGTATTGATGGTTTTTTTAGTTATCTAATTATTCTTTACTCAAATATTCTTGTTATAGACGTAATGACCATAAAATCATACTATTATACTTGAATCGAGTTGTGTGATTAGGAAACAATAATCAAAAATTAGGTTATATACATGCACATTTTGTCTTAGATTATTCAGAAAATGGACACATTAGGGTTTAAAAGTGGTTAATAGATGCTGCAGAAAGAGTCTAATATATTTTGTGTTAAAGACGAAGTGCCCTAAATATCAGACTATTATACCTAAATCTAGTTGTGTTAATTTGaccctaattattattgttacctaCATAACTGATATgtacatatatgttgattttacggAAGAAGAAATAATCTCTGACGTTGTCATTTATGGCTACCTACAATCGTCCACCATCATTCATCCACATAATACAATTAGCAGATAAGCTTGAACTGGTATTGTTTCGTTGCTATTTTAaccttaaaattatatattttataaaggaAAACCATTGTAAGACATATCAGGTTATTATGTTTTGTTACAGGCTTTGCCACATGAATGGTATATTGACCATTATGATACCATGGTTCCAAGACATTCTATTATCATCCACACCCTGCTAGGATATAAATCTGAAGTTACATTTTCGATGAATGATCATTGACGTATGATACTTGGCGATGGCTGGTTGAAGATCATGAATGATCTTGATATTGGAGAAGGTAATATCCTACTAATGACTGGAATCGACAAAAGAAACTACGAGTTGGCTATTTACTTA is from Rutidosis leptorrhynchoides isolate AG116_Rl617_1_P2 chromosome 10, CSIRO_AGI_Rlap_v1, whole genome shotgun sequence and encodes:
- the LOC139870018 gene encoding uncharacterized protein, with protein sequence MDSVDEFITVFETDQLEKGNTAISCPCKKCKNARWYADSTDIKSHLISHGFMRGYICWSFHGESLADLNPSVSDNDTDNEEDSYNSDNNVNFDDMFDDLDMEDNVADKYHDRLQQLFVDAEKPLYTGCMNFTKLSAVIQLVNLKSNNGWSDTSFTSLLELLNKMLPEGNELPLSTYQAKKLMCPMGLEIQRIHACPNDCILYRNKDKDLHQCKVCGTSRYKYGKSTDNVDSDVSENGPPTKLLWYLPIIPRLKRLFLNEKDAKLLRWHAEDRKNDGKMRHVADSHQWKNFDKDFEEFGDEIRNIRFGLSSDGINPFGDLSSRHSTWPVLLCIYNLPPWLCMKRKYIMMSLLIQGPKQPGNDIDVYLQPLVDEMMEL